In a genomic window of Amycolatopsis japonica:
- a CDS encoding sensor histidine kinase, which produces MPSLFSLLRARPLLTDCLITAAAATLLALGAAPRGGSFGDPAGAGVVLAVLIALPLIVRRRHPIGVLLASVSLMTVYTALGYQATLGEPSAFIAAYTVWARYSPPKTIPPTIPERLGHLRADRRLERAVRAEREIRLEAEQAVVEERIRIAHELHDVVSHHISVIAVQANLARYVFESSPDTARTALDTITGTTTEALDELRRLLGVLRPPQRETYEYRPQPGLADLPALVTRVREAGLTVKTRTIGEPRRLPPGQQLCTYRIAQEALTNVLKHADEAIVELVLEYGEDALVLSVRNSASEGTPPPNPAGHGLIGMRERARMYGGSIEMGPAGSGGFAIELTLPYLPQERAR; this is translated from the coding sequence GTGCCGTCCCTCTTCTCTCTCCTCCGCGCACGGCCGCTGCTCACCGACTGCCTGATCACCGCGGCGGCGGCCACCCTTCTCGCCTTGGGCGCGGCACCCCGCGGCGGTTCGTTCGGCGACCCGGCCGGGGCGGGTGTCGTCCTCGCGGTGCTCATCGCCCTCCCGCTGATCGTGCGCCGCCGTCATCCGATCGGGGTCCTGCTCGCCTCGGTCTCGCTCATGACCGTCTACACCGCCTTGGGTTACCAGGCCACGCTGGGCGAACCCTCGGCGTTCATCGCGGCGTACACGGTGTGGGCGCGGTATTCGCCGCCCAAGACCATCCCGCCGACCATCCCCGAACGGCTCGGCCACCTGCGCGCGGACCGGAGGCTGGAACGCGCCGTCCGCGCGGAACGGGAGATCCGGCTCGAAGCGGAACAGGCCGTCGTCGAGGAGCGCATCCGCATCGCCCACGAGCTGCACGACGTCGTGTCCCATCACATTTCGGTGATCGCAGTGCAGGCGAATCTGGCGCGGTACGTCTTCGAATCCTCCCCGGACACCGCGCGCACCGCGCTGGACACCATCACCGGGACCACGACCGAAGCACTCGACGAACTGCGGCGACTGCTCGGCGTACTACGCCCGCCTCAGCGCGAAACCTACGAATACCGACCCCAGCCCGGCCTCGCCGACCTTCCCGCACTGGTCACCCGTGTGCGTGAAGCCGGCCTCACGGTGAAGACGCGGACCATCGGCGAACCGCGACGACTTCCGCCGGGGCAGCAGCTGTGCACCTACCGAATCGCGCAGGAAGCGCTTACCAACGTGCTGAAACACGCGGATGAGGCGATCGTGGAACTCGTCCTCGAATACGGCGAGGACGCGCTCGTGCTGAGTGTGCGCAATTCCGCGTCCGAAGGGACACCACCACCGAATCCGGCGGGACATGGCCTCATCGGAATGCGTGAACGGGCGAGAATGTACGGTGGTTCGATCGAAATGGGACCGGCCGGATCCGGTGGTTTCGCGATCGAACTGACCCTTCCCTATCTGCCGCAGGAGCGAGCCCGGTGA